TTACCGGTGGAATAGAAGTTAATGGAGGGCGTGCCGGGGATCCTGCATCGTATTACCAGGAAAACGGACAGTTCACCATGATTCCCGGGACAATTAATACAATCCTACTCATTGGTGCCAATGTCCCACATTATGCCATGGTGAACGCAGTAGTTACAGCTAGTGAAGCTAAAGCTGTCGCAGTGAATGAACTCATGGCTCCAAGCCAGTATTCTCAGGGAATAGCTACAGGATCTGGAACTGATATGATCGCAGTGGTTTCTGATGGTACCAGCCATTCATACCTTGACGACTGCGGTAAGCACGCCAAACTTGGTGAGCTTATAGGAAAATGTGTGAAAGAAGCTACAAAAAAAGCTCTTGCACAGCAATCCGATCTTACGCCACATTCCCAATGCAATATGTTAGTGCGTCTTGATAGATTTGGAATTGATGAAAAACTATACTGGGAAAAAGCTTCTTCCATGGAAGGAGAAAATAGAAAAAACCAGTTTATCGAAGAGCTCAGAATTGTTGCAAAAGACCCTGCACTTGTGAGCCTTACAACATCTATTCTTCACATTGTTGATGAAATTTCATGGGGAATGCTCCCCGAAAAAGCTGGCAAAAAAGCTGCATTTTCGCTTATAAAGAGTGT
The sequence above is a segment of the uncultured Methanolobus sp. genome. Coding sequences within it:
- a CDS encoding adenosylcobinamide amidohydrolase, with the translated sequence MNGKTDDKTISSSMENNQIEVKNASWLPKELLWQTSGGEKVFLHEKSIVVELPAGRNTLTTSWLNGGYRENIRHIYNHQVLHESDVDHEVSSLEGGGISAYAALVSKKLGLDPRSSTGLMTAANMKNVAIVTHNFRDIEVTAIITGGIEVNGGRAGDPASYYQENGQFTMIPGTINTILLIGANVPHYAMVNAVVTASEAKAVAVNELMAPSQYSQGIATGSGTDMIAVVSDGTSHSYLDDCGKHAKLGELIGKCVKEATKKALAQQSDLTPHSQCNMLVRLDRFGIDEKLYWEKASSMEGENRKNQFIEELRIVAKDPALVSLTTSILHIVDEISWGMLPEKAGKKAAFSLIKSVSEILPCENYPPFNRLLSEKDSILDNWVRVTAWICKNGRYTTKN